The following is a genomic window from Prevotella sp. E13-17.
TGCAAATCCACTAGAAGGTGCGTTGGTCCAACTCTCTTTATGATTGGTTTCGCGATAGGCGACCATGGACGTATGGTCGTCGTTGTCAACGATCACCTCATTTTTCTGCCAGTCGCGTTCGCGTGGAGTGAAAACCACGGCACCAGCATTCTCGAGCATGGGTATGAGGTAGGGCACCACAATAGTCTGGGTGAAGAGGTCTTCGTTGGTGCAAAAAAGTGAAGGGCGCTGCCAACACCATTTACCTTTGTTTATGTCGAAATATCGTCCATGGCTGGCCCATACTGAGAGATGATGCCCCTCCAGACCTTTCTCAGCTATATGTCGTCTTGATATATTTTTTACCCATGGCTCGCCCTCGTGATGGGTTTCGCCCCAAGACGTCTGGCCAGCTATGGGTAATGACGCGATAATAGTAGTGAGTGCAATAAGAACTCGTTTATACATTGCCAATGGTGAAGTTTTCTGGATTCTTCCCTTTGAAATCCTTGAAATATAGTTTTATTTCTCGCATATCTTTCTCAAGGTTACCAGAGGGAATGATGGTCTTTGTACATGTGATGAGCTTCTTCTCGTAGTTCAATCCGTAAAGAAGAATGGGGATACCCGCCTTGAGGGCAATAAAATAGAAACCCTTCTTCCACTCTTCTACACGTGAACGGGTTCCCTCGGGAGTGATGCATAGCCGGAAACTGTCGGCTGTTTTAGCCGCCTCGGCAATAGAGTCGGTCATGCTTGTGTGTTTCTGCCTGTAAACGGGGATGCCTCCCATTTTCTTGAATAGCGGTCCCAATGGCCAGAAGAACCATTCTTTCTTCATCATGAAGTTGCTATTCAGTCCAAAAGCTTTGTTATACAGCTGTCCGTAGAAGAAGTCCCAATTGCTGGTATGAGGCGCCAGACAAATGATAAACTTCTTCGGGTGGTTCTCAGTTACTTCAATCGTCCATCCAAGTTTTTGGCAAAGTAACCAATAACAAAATCGTTTTAACATTGATAATACCTGAATCTTTATTCTTTTCTCGTTAGAGATTATTAATTTGATCTATAATCTCACTTGCTTGTGCAGTAAAATCTTCTCTCAACTTCTTATAATAAGCTTTTGGCGTTAGTCCTGGCTCAGGGTGCGAAATACGGCTGACAAAATCGGCCTGCATCTTTATGATGGCATAAAGCACCCCATCAGCATTGTCGTTATTTACCTGATTACCATAAAGAGATGCAGCAATTGCCTCTGCAAATAACTCCTTGCAGACCATATTAATTGCATGTTTTAAAGATCTTTTGTTTGCCATAGTCGTGATTTATTTGATTTACACGCCAAAGATACAAATTATAATTGAAACCTCCAAGTTTTTATTGTAAAATTAACAATTGGCGCGATTACAACATGCCCTTTGTTGATGGAAGTTGATAGTTGTAGATGTCTCTTCTGATGGCCTGGCGTAGCGCTCTTGCTAGTGCTTTGAAAATTCCTTCTATCTTGTGGTGTTCGTTGGTGCCTTCGGCGTGGATATACAAGTTCATGCGGGCAGCATCCGAGAGACTTTTAAAGAAGTGGAAAAACATTTCTGTGGGCATGTCTCCAATCTTTTCTCGCTTGAAGTCCGCTTCCCAAACCAACCATGGTCGTCCTCCGAAGTCGAGGCACACATGAGCGTTACAGTCGTCCATGGGTAGGGAAAAGCCATAGCGCTCAATGCCTCTCTTAGTACCTAAAGCTTCGTAAATACATTGTCCTAAAGCTAATGCTGTATCTTCGATGGTGTGATGCTCATCCACGTTCAAATCCCCGTTGCACTTAACCTTTAGGTCAATCATGCCATGTTTGCCAATTTGCTCCAGCATGTGGTCAAAGAACCCCAGACCGGTGCTGATCTCGCATTTTCCCGTTCCGTCGAGTGCTACTGAGATATCGATATCTGTCTCTTTGGTGGTTCGTTTCACGCTTGCTTTGCGTTCACCGTCGAATATATTCTCTGCCACCTGTTTCCATGATATGCCATTGCCTAAGATCATAGACTTGCACCCGATGTTGCGAGCGAATTGAGCATCCGTCTCTCTGTCGCCAATCACATAGCTGTTGGCAATGTCGTAGTCCCCAGAGTCAATATATTTCTTTACCAGTCCAATCCCGGGCTTTCTTGTCGGGGCATTGTCTTCTGGAAAATGTGAGTCTATCAGAATATCATCGAACTCAATGCCTTCGCCTTTAAGTGCGTTGAGTATGAACTGATGGGCAGGCCAAAAGGTGTCTTCGGGGAAGGAGCTTGTGCCAAGTCCATCTTGGTTGCTAACCATCACAAAGACAAAGTCGGTCTTCTCTTTCAGAAAACCTAACCATCTAAATACCCCTGGTTTGAATGCTATTTTATCAAGTGCGTCAACTTGTTCGTCATGTGGTTCTTCAACAAGTGTTCCGTCGCGATCAATAAATAGTATTTTTTTCATCGTTAAGTCTGTTATTTGTTTTTAATGCTGATATATATGAAATAAAAAGGATAAATCATGAATATAAGCAGGTAGCCCTGAATAAATCCTGAAATGGAGAACAGTAAAGGCTCCAGCCAAATCATATAGTTCGGCATGGTTGCCGCATCTCCCATCGCAATGTCCCGATTGGCTATCATGTTTGCAATTATCAGTATTGTCTGTGGCAATTGCAGAAACTGTGTGATGACAAAGACGCCAATGGCGCATAAGAGAAATGTACCTAAAATGGTGGGCAGATGGTGGAGTCCCTTGAGGTATGATTTGCCATATGCAGTCGTTAGCTTTGTTTTCTTGTCCAGTATGTATTGATACTCACTATAACAGAAGGGTAGGGTGAATAAAATAAGGATGAACATGGTGATGCAGCCAACAACAACGCTCAGTATGAGCCCAAGTGGTCTTGACAGGATAAACATGGTGGCTGATAGTATGCTGACGGCCAGGAAGGGCAAGAGCATACTGAGATTGAATTTGAAGATTCTTCCAAATGTTTTCAAATTAAACGTGCCATACCAATGCCTACTTGCAGGGATGGAACCATTCTCATGATAGTCCACTAAGGTGGCAAAACCCTGCGAAAGCATGGCTGCTATCATGACGTAAAATAATATTGAGAACGTCCCGAGAACTAAAAATCCTGCGTTGTTTACGATTGCCGTTGTGTAGGCTCCTGTCACTATCGCATATAGTATGCCTGTAGTCCAAGACCTCTTAAATAGTCTTGCGAAATTGTCCATATAAAGTTTGTTGCCATCCTTTAGTGCTTCAATGGGACCGCGTGATTTTACTGCTGTTGAAGTATTTTCAATCATAAAATCTGTTATTATTTTAATATTTATTGCAAAGGTACAGACTTTTTTCGTAACTTTGCATGATTTAATTTGAAAATTAATACAATTTATGAAGATATTAAAGTGGGGATTCATTGGTTGTGGCGAAGTGACTGAGAAAAAAAGTGGCCCGGCTTTTAGCGAGGTTGCTGGCTCACAGGTAGAAGCAGTCATGAGTCGCAACTTGGATAAGGCTAAATCCTATGCTCTGCGACATGGCATAAAAAAATGGTATGACGATGCCCAAGAACTAATAGACGACCCAGACGTAAATGCCGTTTATGTGGCTACACCTCCATCAAGTCATGCTACTTTCGCAATCATGTCTATGAAGGCCGGAAAACCTGTCTATGTTGAAAAGCCACTAGCTGCCAGTTATGATGATTGCGCTCGCATCAATCGTATCAGCGAGCAGACTGGTGTGCCCTGCTTCGTGGCATTCTATAGACGCTATCTTCCTTATTTTCAACGTGTGAAAGAAATCATTGATCAAGGTGCCATTGGAAAGATTATCAATGTGCAAGTCCGTTTTGCAGTACCCCCACGCGATTTGGATTATGCACATCCCGAAAACTTGCCATGGCGCCTGCAACCAGATATTGCAGGTGGTGGCTATTTCTATGATTTGGCTCCGCATCAGCTTGATCTGCTTCAACACATGTTTGGCGTGATTTTGGAGGCTCGTGGTATCTGCGCGAATAGGGGCAATCTATATTCTGCAGAAGACTCCGTGAGTGCTGTTTTCAAATTTGAGAACGGTTTGCCTGGTAGTGGGTCGTGGTGCTTTGTGGGTCATGAATCTGCCAAGGAAGACCGTATTTTGGTCATTGGAGAACAAGGGTCGCTCAGTTTTTCTGTTTTCAGCTACGAACCCATCACACTTCACACCAGCGAAGGGCGCCAGCAGATAGCTGTTGAGAATCCTCCATACGTGCAATATCCTTTGATCAAGAATGTTATCGAACATCTTCAAGGTTTGTCTGTATGCCTGTGCACCAGTGTGTCGGCAACGCCAACCAATTGGGCAATGGATCGTATTTTAGGAAAGATTTAAGTTGTGATGGGAGTCTGTCGGAATTTATTTGTCTTAGGGGCTTTCTTCTGCTTCTCTCTTTCTGTGTCGAGTCAGGATACCCTTGAATTATCAGATTCGACTGCCAAACCTCGGAAGATTAGTCTTCTTAGGAGGATTATTCGTGGGTTTGACCGTTTGGATACGACTTATATAGAACCTCAGCATTATGTATTTACCGCCATGCTGCAAGCCACACATACTTATGATATGTATATGCTTCGCAGTCGGGGGCAAAACGCCCAGGAGTTTACGTTTACTCCAGATATGAATCTGAAGTTAGGTCCTTATTTCGGATGGAAGTGGTTCTTTGCGGGCTACACGTTTGAGTTGAAGGATATGAATATGAAAAACTTGAAAGATGAGTTCACGCTCAGTATTTATAGTTCTCAGATTGGCATAGACTTGTTCTATCGCCACACTGGCAATAACTATAAGTTACGCAACGTGTCGTTGGGAAATAGCCTGAATACCAGTTCACTTGAGAATGTGCCGTTCTCGGGTGTCAAAGCAGGTATTACAGGCTTCAATCTCTATTACATTTTCAACCATGGTCATTTCTCCTATCCCGCAGCTTTCAGTCAGAGCACCATACAGAAAATAAGTTGTGGTTCATGGATGGCAGGTGTAGGATACACTCAAAATTCCATATCCCTCGACTATAAGAGTTTGCAGAGTCTAGTAGATGAAAAGTTGGCGAGTTCAACTGTCAAGCTCGACGAGGGGCTGATGATCAACGACGTTAGATACAAAGACTTGAAAGTGTCGGGTGGTTATGCTTATAACTGGGTGTTTGCAAAGTCTTGGCTTCTGGCAGCCAGTCTGCAGGCAGCACTGGCTTATAAATATACTGTTGCAGATGCCAACGAAGGCAGAGATAATGGTTTTGATTTTAAGAATGTGAATATAGACGGAGTGGGGCGTTTCGGTTTGGTCTATAACAATATGCGTTGGTTTGCTGGTATGAGTGTAATCTTGAATTCTTACAATTATCACAAGCCTCGTTTTGCTACTAAAAATATATTTGGCTCCATGAATTTGTATGTGGGGTATAACTTCGGTTTGAAAAAGAAATACAAGAAGTAAATATGGGTAAATGTCTGGTTTCTATTGTTTTGCTCTTCCTGTCGATAACCTCTTTTGCGGCGAATTATGCACCAGAAG
Proteins encoded in this region:
- a CDS encoding 1-acyl-sn-glycerol-3-phosphate acyltransferase produces the protein MLKRFCYWLLCQKLGWTIEVTENHPKKFIICLAPHTSNWDFFYGQLYNKAFGLNSNFMMKKEWFFWPLGPLFKKMGGIPVYRQKHTSMTDSIAEAAKTADSFRLCITPEGTRSRVEEWKKGFYFIALKAGIPILLYGLNYEKKLITCTKTIIPSGNLEKDMREIKLYFKDFKGKNPENFTIGNV
- the hisB gene encoding bifunctional histidinol-phosphatase/imidazoleglycerol-phosphate dehydratase HisB; the protein is MKKILFIDRDGTLVEEPHDEQVDALDKIAFKPGVFRWLGFLKEKTDFVFVMVSNQDGLGTSSFPEDTFWPAHQFILNALKGEGIEFDDILIDSHFPEDNAPTRKPGIGLVKKYIDSGDYDIANSYVIGDRETDAQFARNIGCKSMILGNGISWKQVAENIFDGERKASVKRTTKETDIDISVALDGTGKCEISTGLGFFDHMLEQIGKHGMIDLKVKCNGDLNVDEHHTIEDTALALGQCIYEALGTKRGIERYGFSLPMDDCNAHVCLDFGGRPWLVWEADFKREKIGDMPTEMFFHFFKSLSDAARMNLYIHAEGTNEHHKIEGIFKALARALRQAIRRDIYNYQLPSTKGML
- a CDS encoding Gfo/Idh/MocA family protein, with the protein product MKILKWGFIGCGEVTEKKSGPAFSEVAGSQVEAVMSRNLDKAKSYALRHGIKKWYDDAQELIDDPDVNAVYVATPPSSHATFAIMSMKAGKPVYVEKPLAASYDDCARINRISEQTGVPCFVAFYRRYLPYFQRVKEIIDQGAIGKIINVQVRFAVPPRDLDYAHPENLPWRLQPDIAGGGYFYDLAPHQLDLLQHMFGVILEARGICANRGNLYSAEDSVSAVFKFENGLPGSGSWCFVGHESAKEDRILVIGEQGSLSFSVFSYEPITLHTSEGRQQIAVENPPYVQYPLIKNVIEHLQGLSVCLCTSVSATPTNWAMDRILGKI
- a CDS encoding DUF4421 domain-containing protein, with amino-acid sequence MDTTYIEPQHYVFTAMLQATHTYDMYMLRSRGQNAQEFTFTPDMNLKLGPYFGWKWFFAGYTFELKDMNMKNLKDEFTLSIYSSQIGIDLFYRHTGNNYKLRNVSLGNSLNTSSLENVPFSGVKAGITGFNLYYIFNHGHFSYPAAFSQSTIQKISCGSWMAGVGYTQNSISLDYKSLQSLVDEKLASSTVKLDEGLMINDVRYKDLKVSGGYAYNWVFAKSWLLAASLQAALAYKYTVADANEGRDNGFDFKNVNIDGVGRFGLVYNNMRWFAGMSVILNSYNYHKPRFATKNIFGSMNLYVGYNFGLKKKYKK